Proteins from a genomic interval of Musa acuminata AAA Group cultivar baxijiao chromosome BXJ1-9, Cavendish_Baxijiao_AAA, whole genome shotgun sequence:
- the LOC103996977 gene encoding probable apyrase 1 — protein MKRARQEPILDKIQRFRGVILVFAVPLILVSFVLFLMPRSPAVISFASRKTMPGGSEAGSKSYAVIFDAGSSGSRVHVFCFDENLDLLPIGQELELFVQKKPGLSFYAKDPQQAAQSLVSLLEKAESVVPMKLRQQTPVRVGATAGLRALGAETSEKILQAVKDLLQHKSSLKFKSDWVTVLDGTQEGAFQWVTINYLLGKLGKSYANTVGVVDLGGGSVQMAYAISEKDAEQAPKVSDGEDSYVQKLFLKGTKYYLYVHSYLRYGLLAARAEILKVTKDDSNCILSGYHGSYKYGGNAYRASAKQSGASFLKCREDAVKALRVDEPACTHMKCTFGGIWNGGGGDGQKNLFVASFFFDRAAEAGFVDREKPIAVVKPSHFEKAAKHACQLSIEDAKAAYPRVQEDNLPYLCMDLVYQYTLLVDGFAIDPDHDITLVKQVKYGDAFVEAAWPLGSAIEVASSA, from the exons ATGAAGCGGGCACGACAGGAGCCCATCCTCGACAAGATCCAGCGCTTCCGCGGCGTCATCCTCGTCTTCGCCGTCCCCCTCATCCTCGTCTCCTTTGTCCTCTTCCTCATGCCCCGCTCGCCAGCGGTTATCTCCTTTGCCAGTAGAAAGACGATGCCCGGTGGCAGCGAGGCTGGATCTAAGAGCTATGCTGTTATCTTTGACGCGGGCAGTTCGGGAAGTAGGGTTCACGTCTTTTGCTTTGATGAGAATTTGGATCTGCTGCCTATAGGACAGGAGCTGGAGCTCTTTGTACAG AAAAAACCAGGCTTGAGCTTCTATGCTAAAGATCCTCAGCAGGCTGCACAATCTCTTGTTTCGCTGTTGGAGAAAGCTGAGAGTGTTGTTCCAATGAAATTGCGACAGCAAACACCTGTCAGAGTCGGG GCTACAGCGGGTCTGAGAGCTTTAGGAGCTGAAACATCTGAAAAAATTTTGCAAGCG GTTAAAGATCTCCTTCAACACAAGAGCTCACTAAAGTTCAAGTCGGATTGGGTGACTGTTCTTGATGGGACTCAGGAAGGTGCTTTCCAATGG GTCACTATCAATTATCTATTAGGAAAACTTGGGAAGTCTTATGCAAACACAGTTGGAGTGGTTGACTTGGGGGGTGGATCTGTTCAAATGGCTTATGCCATTTCAGAAAAGGATGCTGAACAGGCTCCAAAAGTCTCAGATGGAGAGGATTCATATGTGCAGAAATTGTTTCTAAAAGGAACTAAGTATTACTTATATGTCCACAG TTACTTGCGCTATGGTCTATTGGCTGCTCGTGCAGAGATTTTGAAGGTCACCAAGGATGACAGTAATTGCATTTTGAGCGGCTACCATG GGTCATACAAGTATGGTGGCAATGCATACAGAGCATCAGCAAAACAATCTGGTGCCAGCTTTTTGAAATGCAGGGAGGATGCAGTTAAGGCTCTCAGGGTTGATGAACCAGCGTGCACTCACATGAAGTGTACGTTTGGGGGCATCTGGAATGGTGGAGGTGGAGATGGGCAGAAAAATCTGTTTGTGGCATCTTTTTTCTTTGATCGGGCTGCCGAG GCTGGCTTTGTAGATCGCGAAAAGCCCATTGCAGTGGTTAAACCTTCACATTTCGAGAAGGCTGCAAAGCACGCTTGCCAGTTGAGCATCGAGGATGCTAAGGCTGCCTATCCTCGTGTCCAAGAGGACAACCTTCCTTACCTGTGCATGGATCTCGTGTACCAGTATACTTTGCTAGTAGATGGGTTCG CTATAGACCCAGATCACGACATCACACTGGTAAAGCAGGTCAAATATGGTGATGCCTTTGTTGAGGCAGCATGGCCGCTCGGTAGTGCCATTGAAGTTGCATCATCTGCATGA
- the LOC103997272 gene encoding cation/H(+) antiporter 15-like — MTEGNSTVCPPSDMILLSGLWANEIDIEVLSEFLFPVLIMQTSVILALTRFLAYALKPFGQPRVVAELIGGILLGPAAFGKLTYNSASAENAGSPRTSVVKPLYRFLFPPTSYTLIEAIGFLGLIYYVFLVAVELDVKVFRVMGRKVVAIAMASLTLPLLATAAIVAVFGLPAPMANNSYKASGTEQAAFVLLLSFALSITAFPILARLLAELKIPNPEVGQVVLPSALVGDVVSWLLLALCFALIGPGDKAAAHEYLAPFWMVLAAACLVLVCLYMVRPLLEWTLRQMPEGEPVNNVYMGLVLIFVLGAALASATVGFHPVFGALVLGLAVPKGPLTTTLIERLDDFVIGFMLPFLIVGCGLKADVASLMRPEGNEPTHYMFWLGCIVVVATLAKVAGCMIISSFYSMPRSQGLSLGILMNTMGPAQAIILNMGKSEKVFNQKIYALLVASSVISTALVGPLVTALDRKCRGPAIYKQRNLELSRRDSDLRLVACVHTVRNVPSVISLLQLSNPTHDSPLLVSAVHLVELTGRTPPMLIVHEAGAIGTLTRRNTDNAPPDLVHSEPIVSAFEKYQQHAGCVTLQALTAVSAYSSMHEDICNIAADHQVSLIVLPFHKLLTVDGEMEVINPAIRAVNQGVLTNAPCSVGILVDRGLGEHGKFANAGHHTPLHVAILFFGGPDDREALMYGRRFLEQPGVVLTVVRFLPSYEAEAPAAAPTVWPAKVDRLWDDECIRDFRLQFGDNASVSYTDKVVSDSSATVAAILSMGSIYDFYVVGRASGGGSPLVVGMTEFTDFPELGPIGDLLVSSDMGAMVSVLVMQQYVEERIE; from the exons ATGACGGAAGGGAACAGCACGGTATGCCCTCCGTCGGATATGATCCTGCTGAGCGGACTTTGGGCTAATGAAATTGACATTGAGGTGTTGTCGGAATTCCTTTTTCCCGTCCTAATCATGCAGACTTCGGTGATATTAGCGCTCACTCGCTTCTTGGCCTACGCCCTCAAGCCTTTCGGCCAGCCCAGAGTCGTCGCCGAGCTCATC GGTGGCATACTGTTGGGGCCGGCGGCCTTTGGGAAGCTTACTTACAATAGCGCCTCGGCCGAGAATGCAGGGAGCCCACGAACATCGGTGGTTAAACCGCTTTACAGATTCCTTTTTCCCCCGACGAGCTATACCTTGATCGAGGCTATCGGCTTCTTGGGGCTCATCTACTACGTCTTCCTAGTCGCAGTCGAGCTCGACGTGAAAGTGTTCAGGGTGATGGGCAGGAAGGTGGTGGCCATCGCGATGGCCAGCCTAACCCTCCCTCTGCTTGCGACCGCCGCCATCGTGGCGGTCTTCGGTTTACCTGCCCCTATGGCGAACAACAGCTATAAGGCGTCCGGCACGGAGCAAGCCGCTTTCGTCCTGCTCCTCAGCTTCGCGCTCTCGATCACCGCCTTCCCGATCCTGGCGCGACTCCTCGCGGAGCTCAAGATCCCGAATCCCGAAGTCGGTCAGGTCGTCCTGCCGTCGGCCTTGGTCGGCGACGTGGTGTCGTGGCTCCTCCTCGCGCTGTGTTTTGCCCTTATTGGGCCTGGCGACAAGGCAGCTGCTCATGAGTACCTTGCGCCCTTTTGGATGGTGCTCGCCGCAGCCTGTCTTGTGCTCGTGTGCCTGTACATGGTCAGGCCGCTCCTGGAATGGACGTTGCGGCAGATGCCGGAAGGCGAGCCGGTGAACAACGTGTACATGGGTTTGGTGCTCATCTTCGTGTTGGGCGCCGCCCTGGCCTCGGCGACCGTCGGATTCCACCCCGTGTTTGGCGCCCTCGTCTTGGGGCTGGCGGTGCCCAAGGGGCCGCTCACCACAACCCTGATCGAACGGCTCGACGACTTCGTCATCGGCTTCATGCTGCCGTTCCTCATCGTCGGCTGCGGACTCAAGGCCGATGTGGCATCCCTTATGAGACCGGAGGGAAACGAGCCGACGCACTACATGTTCTGGCTAGGCTGCATCGTCGTGGTTGCGACGTTGGCCAAGGTGGCCGGATGCATGATCATCTCTTCCTTCTATTCGATGCCGCGCTCTCAGGGGTTGTCGCTCGGGATATTGATGAACACGATGGGCCCGGCTCAGGCGATCATCCTCAACATGGGCAAGAGCGAAAAG GTCTTTAACCAGAAGATATACGCGTTGCTGGTGGCCTCGTCGGTCATCTCCACGGCACTGGTGGGCCCGCTGGTAACAGCCCTCGACAGGAAATGCCGCGGCCCGGCCATTTACAAGCAGCGCAACCTGGAGCTCTCGAGGCGGGACTCCGACCTGCGCCTGGTGGCGTGCGTCCACACCGTCCGCAACGTCCCTTCCGTCATCAGCCTCCTTCAGCTCTCTAACCCCACCCACGACTCCCCGCTCTTGGTCTCTGCCGTCCACCTCGTTGAGCTCACCGGCCGCACCCCTCCCATGCTCATCGTCCATGAAGCTGGTGCCATTGGCACCCTCACGAGAAGGAACACCGACAACGCACCCCCGGACCTCGTGCACTCCGAACCGATCGTTTCTGCCTTCGAGAAGTACCAGCAGCACGCCGGATGCGTCACCCTCCAGGCCCTCACTGCTGTCTCTGCCTACTCGTCCATGCATGAGGACATCTGTAACATCGCCGCGGACCACCAGGTCTCCCTCATCGTCCTCCCCTTCCACAAGCTGCTCACGGTGGACGGCGAAATGGAGGTCATCAACCCTGCCATCCGCGCCGTCAACCAGGGCGTCCTCACTAACGCGCCCTGCTCCGTCGGAATCCTCGTCGACCGCGGCCTGGGCGAGCACGGGAAGTTCGCCAATGCCGGGCATCACACGCCCCTCCACGTTGCGATCCTCTTCTTTGGCGGCCCCGACGACCGCGAGGCGCTCATGTACGGGCGCCGGTTTCTCGAGCAGCCAGGGGTCGTCCTCACCGTCGTCCGGTTCCTCCCCAGCTACGAGGCTGAGGCGCCCGCCGCCGCGCCGACCGTATGGCCGGCCAAGGTGGACCGGCTGTGGGACGACGAGTGCATCAGGGACTtccggcttcagttcggggacaaCGCGTCGGTCTCGTACACCGACAAGGTGGTGAGCGACAGCTCGGCAACAGTGGCGGCTATCCTGTCCATGGGCAGCATCTACGACTTCTACGTGGTGGGCAGGGCGAGCGGGGGGGGCTCGCCACTCGTGGTAGGCATGACGGAGTTCACCGACTTCCCTGAGCTGGGACCGATTGGGGACTTGCTGGTATCATCGGACATGGGGGCGATGGTGTCGGTGCTGGTGATGCAGCAGTACGTGGAGGAACGGATAGAGTGA
- the LOC103996978 gene encoding NAC domain-containing protein 58 translates to MSDPASLPPGFRFHPTDEELILHYLRNQAASLPCPVSIIAEVDIYKLDPWDLPGKAVFGEREWYFFSPRDRKYPNGVRPNRAAASGYWKATGTDKPIHDSRGNERIGVKKALVFYEGRPPKGSKTNWIMHEYRLEEARRSNCYKLKHASMRLDDWVLCRIYKKKGNLQPVPPSMDDRERQDPADSASPSFHGMNRALSMADLMEDYSAPSHLFANLPVMQGSELGFLRAQPRMDHQLLRPGNFDGSSDVHYHLSRQKKPSDATIYTADFSSLSQRLLDLPGSHL, encoded by the exons ATGTCGGATCCCGCGTCTCTTCCGCCCGGCTTTCGCTTCCACCCCACCGACGAGGAGCTGATCCTGCACTACCTACGGAACCAGGCGGCCTCCCTGCCGTGTCCCGTGTCCATCATCGCCGAGGTCGACATCTACAAGCTCGATCCATGGGACCTTCCTG GCAAAGCGGTGTTTGGGGAGCGCGAGTGGTACTTCTTTAGCCCCAGGGATCGCAAGTACCCCAACGGCGTCCGGCCGAACAGAGCCGCCGCCTCCGGCTACTGGAAGGCGACCGGGACGGATAAGCCCATCCACGACAGCAGGGGGAACGAGCGCATCGGGGTCAAGAAGGCGTTGGTGTTCTACGAGGGAAGGCCTCCCAAGGGGAGCAAGACGAACTGGATCATGCACGAGTACCGCCTCGAAGAAGCTCGGAGGAGCAACTGCTACAAGCTGAAGCACGCCTCCATGAGG TTGGATGACTGGGTCCTCTGCCGGATCTACAAGAAAAAGGGCAACCTGCAACCGGTGCCGCCATCGATGGACGATCGAGAACGACAAGATCCAGCAGACTCTGCCTCGCCCAGCTTTCACGGCATGAATCGAGCTCTGTCCATGGCAGATCTCATGGAGGACTACTCAGCACCGTCACACCTGTTCGCTAACCTGCCGGTGATGCAGGGATCCGAGCTTGGCTTTCTCAGGGCTCAACCGAGGATGGATCATCAGCTCTTACGACCTGGAAACTTCGACGGCAGCAGCGATGTCCACTACCACCTCTCTCGACAGAAGAAACCCAGTGATGCGACCATCTACACCGCTGACTTCAGCTCGCTGAGCCAACGATTGCTCGATCTGCCCGGCTCTCATCTGTGA
- the LOC103996976 gene encoding probable NOT transcription complex subunit VIP2 isoform X2, which translates to MPGSLASRNAVMGGVPSGSVQQPGGNIPSGLFASNNLLVALSQMSHGSGVTNRGGINVVGNHAFSSSMNGVGGSITGISSNSATGNRNSVPGLGVSPVLGNVGPRLTNSMGNIVGAGNMGRNINSGGLSIPGLASRVNLASNSGSGSLNLQGPNRLISGMLQQAPQMIGVLGNSYATSGGSLSQGQGGSNPLSSLGMLNDVNAADSSPFDMNDFPQLSTRPSSAGGPQGQLGATRKQGVGVSSIVQQNQEFSIQNEDFPALPGLKGGSSDFSVDLHQKEQLHESISSMQSPHLPMARSVGFSLGGSYPPNRQQQHATSASSGGLPFTPGSNQDLRLNDTEFFPSSHVTYHSQIQNSGSPGIGLRPLSSPTTASGMGAYEQLIQQYQPPQSPSHFRLQMSDVSQLYRDQSLKSTQGSQVAPDRFGLQGLLSVIRMNDPDLTSLALGIDLTTLGLNLNSSENLHKTFGSPWSDDPVKGEPEYCIPSCYYAKPPPLLHQGYFSKLQVSTLFYIFYSMPKDEAQLYAASELCARGWFYHREHQLWFTRVPNVEPLVKTHAYERGTYVCFDPNTWGTILKENFVLLYEAVEKKPMLPSDRPQLA; encoded by the exons ATGCCAGGTTCACTTGCATCAAGAAATGCAGTAATGGGTGGTGTTCCATCAGGCAGTGTCCAGCAACCAGGCGGAAACATTCCTAGTGGACTGTTTGCATCAAACAATCTTTTGGTTGCATTGTCTCAG ATGTCTCATGGTTCTGGTGTCACCAATAGAGGGGGTATCAATGTTGTCGGAAACCATGCTTTTAGTAGTAGCATGAATGGAGTTGGCGGGTCAATAACTGGTATTTCCTCAAATTCTGCTACCGGCAATCGTAATTCAGTTCCAGGCTTGGGAGTTTCTCCAGTTTTGGGTAATGTAGGCCCAAGACTTACGAACTCTATGGGAAACATTGTTGGTGCTGGTAACATGGGAAGAAACATCAACTCTGGAGGATTATCCATTCCTGGACTAGCTTCCCGTGTAAACTTAGCTTCCAATAGTGGATCAGGGAGCCTCAATTTACAAGGGCCAAACAGACTGATCAGTGGCATGCTTCAACAGG CACCACAAATGATTGGTGTGCTTGGGAATTCTTATGCTACATCAGGAGGATCGTTATCTCAGGGTCAAGGTGGGAGTAACCCACTAAGCTCTTTGGGAATGCTGAATGATGTCAATGCTGCTGACAGTTCTCCTTTTGATATGAATGATTTTCCTCAATTAAGTACACGACCAAGTTCAGCTGGAGGACCACAAGGGCAACTCG GTGCAACACGGAAGCAAGGAGTTGGTGTTAGCTCCATTGTCCAGCAAAACCAGGAATTTAGCATACAAAATGAAGATTTTCCAGCTTTGCCTGGATTGAAAG GCGGTAGCTCAGACTTTTCTGTGGACTTGCATCAGAAAGAACAACTTCATGAAAGTATCTCTTCGATGCAGTCACCACACTTACCT ATGGCACGATCTGTTGGATTTAGCTTAGGAGGAAGTTACCCACCTAACCGTCAGCAACAACATGCTACTTCAGCAAGTAGTGGTGGGCTACCTTTTACACCTGGAAGCAATCAAGATCTTCGATTAAATGACACTGAGTTCTTTCCATCTTCTCATGTAACGTATCACTCACAG ATTCAAAACAGTGGTTCTCCTGGCATTGGGTTGAGACCCTTGAGCTCTCCAACAACAGCTTCTGGTATGGGAGCATATGAGCAGCTCATTCAGCAATATCAGCCTCCACAAAGTCCATCTCATTTTCGACTACAAATGTCTGATGTTAGTCAGTTATATAGAGACCAGAGCTTAAAATCCACTCAGGGGTCACAAGTAGCTCCTGATCGGTTTGGCTTGCAGGGTTTGTTAAGTGTTATTAGGATGAATGATCCTGATCTGACATCTCTTGCACTGGGCATTGATTTAACTACATTAGGGTTGAACTTAAACTCATCGGAAAATCTTCATAAAACATTTGGTTCGCCATGGTCTGATGACCCTGTCAAGGGAGAACCAGAATATTGCATTCCAAGTTGTTATTATGCCAAACCACCACCCCTTCTACAT CAAGGGTATTTTTCGAAACTTCAGGTGTCAACCCTCTTTTACATCTTTTATAG TATGCCGAAGGATGAAGCTCAGCTTTATGCGGCCTCCGAACT ATGTGCACGAGGATGGTTCTACCACAGAGAGCATCAGTTGTGGTTCACAAGAGTTCCAAATGTGGAACCTCTTGTTAAGACTCACGCATATGAAAGAGGGACCTACGTTTGTTTTGATCCTAACACATGGGGAACAATTCTGAAG GagaactttgttttgctttatgaggCAGTGGAGAAGAAACCAATGCTCCCCTCTGATCGCCCTCAGCTAGCTTAA
- the LOC103996976 gene encoding probable NOT transcription complex subunit VIP2 isoform X1 yields MSGLLNTTLNGSASNIPDSTGRPYTTSFSAQSASNPGFHHSGGLQGLHNIHGSFNLPNMPGSLASRNAVMGGVPSGSVQQPGGNIPSGLFASNNLLVALSQMSHGSGVTNRGGINVVGNHAFSSSMNGVGGSITGISSNSATGNRNSVPGLGVSPVLGNVGPRLTNSMGNIVGAGNMGRNINSGGLSIPGLASRVNLASNSGSGSLNLQGPNRLISGMLQQAPQMIGVLGNSYATSGGSLSQGQGGSNPLSSLGMLNDVNAADSSPFDMNDFPQLSTRPSSAGGPQGQLGATRKQGVGVSSIVQQNQEFSIQNEDFPALPGLKGGSSDFSVDLHQKEQLHESISSMQSPHLPMARSVGFSLGGSYPPNRQQQHATSASSGGLPFTPGSNQDLRLNDTEFFPSSHVTYHSQIQNSGSPGIGLRPLSSPTTASGMGAYEQLIQQYQPPQSPSHFRLQMSDVSQLYRDQSLKSTQGSQVAPDRFGLQGLLSVIRMNDPDLTSLALGIDLTTLGLNLNSSENLHKTFGSPWSDDPVKGEPEYCIPSCYYAKPPPLLHQGYFSKLQVSTLFYIFYSMPKDEAQLYAASELCARGWFYHREHQLWFTRVPNVEPLVKTHAYERGTYVCFDPNTWGTILKENFVLLYEAVEKKPMLPSDRPQLA; encoded by the exons ATGTCTGGGCTGCTTAAT ACAACCCTTAATGGTTCAGCATCAAATATCCCTGACTCAACGGGCCGACCCTACACGACATCATTTTCTGCTCAGTCGGCTTCAAATCCTGGATTTCATCACTCTG GTGGTTTGCAAGGGCTGCATAACATCCATGGAAGCTTCAACCTGCCAAACATGCCAGGTTCACTTGCATCAAGAAATGCAGTAATGGGTGGTGTTCCATCAGGCAGTGTCCAGCAACCAGGCGGAAACATTCCTAGTGGACTGTTTGCATCAAACAATCTTTTGGTTGCATTGTCTCAG ATGTCTCATGGTTCTGGTGTCACCAATAGAGGGGGTATCAATGTTGTCGGAAACCATGCTTTTAGTAGTAGCATGAATGGAGTTGGCGGGTCAATAACTGGTATTTCCTCAAATTCTGCTACCGGCAATCGTAATTCAGTTCCAGGCTTGGGAGTTTCTCCAGTTTTGGGTAATGTAGGCCCAAGACTTACGAACTCTATGGGAAACATTGTTGGTGCTGGTAACATGGGAAGAAACATCAACTCTGGAGGATTATCCATTCCTGGACTAGCTTCCCGTGTAAACTTAGCTTCCAATAGTGGATCAGGGAGCCTCAATTTACAAGGGCCAAACAGACTGATCAGTGGCATGCTTCAACAGG CACCACAAATGATTGGTGTGCTTGGGAATTCTTATGCTACATCAGGAGGATCGTTATCTCAGGGTCAAGGTGGGAGTAACCCACTAAGCTCTTTGGGAATGCTGAATGATGTCAATGCTGCTGACAGTTCTCCTTTTGATATGAATGATTTTCCTCAATTAAGTACACGACCAAGTTCAGCTGGAGGACCACAAGGGCAACTCG GTGCAACACGGAAGCAAGGAGTTGGTGTTAGCTCCATTGTCCAGCAAAACCAGGAATTTAGCATACAAAATGAAGATTTTCCAGCTTTGCCTGGATTGAAAG GCGGTAGCTCAGACTTTTCTGTGGACTTGCATCAGAAAGAACAACTTCATGAAAGTATCTCTTCGATGCAGTCACCACACTTACCT ATGGCACGATCTGTTGGATTTAGCTTAGGAGGAAGTTACCCACCTAACCGTCAGCAACAACATGCTACTTCAGCAAGTAGTGGTGGGCTACCTTTTACACCTGGAAGCAATCAAGATCTTCGATTAAATGACACTGAGTTCTTTCCATCTTCTCATGTAACGTATCACTCACAG ATTCAAAACAGTGGTTCTCCTGGCATTGGGTTGAGACCCTTGAGCTCTCCAACAACAGCTTCTGGTATGGGAGCATATGAGCAGCTCATTCAGCAATATCAGCCTCCACAAAGTCCATCTCATTTTCGACTACAAATGTCTGATGTTAGTCAGTTATATAGAGACCAGAGCTTAAAATCCACTCAGGGGTCACAAGTAGCTCCTGATCGGTTTGGCTTGCAGGGTTTGTTAAGTGTTATTAGGATGAATGATCCTGATCTGACATCTCTTGCACTGGGCATTGATTTAACTACATTAGGGTTGAACTTAAACTCATCGGAAAATCTTCATAAAACATTTGGTTCGCCATGGTCTGATGACCCTGTCAAGGGAGAACCAGAATATTGCATTCCAAGTTGTTATTATGCCAAACCACCACCCCTTCTACAT CAAGGGTATTTTTCGAAACTTCAGGTGTCAACCCTCTTTTACATCTTTTATAG TATGCCGAAGGATGAAGCTCAGCTTTATGCGGCCTCCGAACT ATGTGCACGAGGATGGTTCTACCACAGAGAGCATCAGTTGTGGTTCACAAGAGTTCCAAATGTGGAACCTCTTGTTAAGACTCACGCATATGAAAGAGGGACCTACGTTTGTTTTGATCCTAACACATGGGGAACAATTCTGAAG GagaactttgttttgctttatgaggCAGTGGAGAAGAAACCAATGCTCCCCTCTGATCGCCCTCAGCTAGCTTAA